In Candidatus Epulonipiscium viviparus, one DNA window encodes the following:
- a CDS encoding glycerate kinase has translation MKIVFASDSFKGSLDASEICEIGAKVANEIFDACDIIKIPMADGGEGTVDALIDAMGGELIECEVKNPLHHNIMASYGRFGNSAIMEMSAASGITLVSDAERDVLKQSTFGTGQMILHALENGVTDIYIGIGGSATNDGGLGFAAAIGVEFFDVDGNIIEPFPQNFAQIATIDATHINPLVLAANITVMCDVTNPLLGDSGATHVFGKQKGADPDARKFLEAGMTHYIDIAEAAVGKVVRYESGAGAAGGLGAALKLFVDANMCSGIATVLDIVNFKDKISGADLVITGEGQMDHQSAFGKVPSGVAGVCTELGIPCVAIVGGMGERAEEMLNFGISAIVPTINSIMPLSYALDNAAELYAMALRRTLGLIKVGSTIN, from the coding sequence TTGAAAATAGTATTTGCATCTGATTCATTTAAAGGTTCTTTGGACGCAAGTGAGATATGTGAAATCGGTGCGAAGGTTGCAAATGAAATTTTTGATGCGTGTGATATCATCAAAATTCCTATGGCAGACGGCGGCGAAGGAACCGTTGATGCTTTGATAGACGCAATGGGTGGCGAATTAATCGAATGCGAAGTAAAAAATCCTTTGCACCACAACATCATGGCTAGCTATGGTAGATTTGGCAACTCGGCAATAATGGAAATGTCTGCGGCATCTGGAATTACTCTTGTGTCTGATGCTGAACGCGATGTTCTAAAACAAAGCACGTTCGGAACCGGGCAAATGATTTTGCATGCTTTAGAAAATGGTGTTACCGATATATACATCGGCATTGGTGGAAGCGCCACTAATGATGGTGGTCTTGGCTTCGCTGCCGCTATCGGTGTGGAATTTTTTGATGTGGACGGTAATATCATTGAACCGTTTCCACAAAACTTCGCACAAATTGCCACTATAGACGCAACACATATAAATCCCTTAGTACTGGCAGCAAATATAACTGTTATGTGTGATGTAACCAACCCTCTTTTAGGAGACTCGGGTGCGACACATGTATTTGGCAAACAAAAGGGCGCAGATCCCGATGCTCGTAAATTTTTAGAAGCTGGGATGACTCATTATATCGACATTGCCGAAGCGGCTGTTGGAAAAGTTGTACGTTACGAAAGTGGCGCCGGAGCTGCTGGTGGACTAGGTGCCGCATTAAAATTATTTGTCGATGCGAACATGTGTTCTGGGATTGCGACCGTGCTAGATATCGTAAATTTTAAAGATAAAATCTCTGGCGCCGACTTAGTCATTACCGGAGAAGGTCAGATGGACCACCAAAGTGCTTTTGGAAAAGTTCCTAGCGGCGTTGCAGGTGTCTGTACAGAACTGGGGATTCCTTGCGTTGCTATCGTAGGAGGCATGGGAGAACGAGCAGAAGAGATGTTAAATTTTGGCATTTCGGCCATTGTACCTACCATAAATTCGATAATGCCCCTTTCGTATGCGCTAGATAACGCTGCCGAGCTATACGCTATGGCCCTTAGGCGTACATTGGGTCTTATAAAAGTTGGTTCTACAATTAATTAA
- a CDS encoding DUF3810 domain-containing protein, with protein MKIKKSTKPNESRMRWEKSTKIKLWLLLLVPISMICLHAYADNPIWWEKFYSLKINKITIEFLSSSFGILPFSVFEVLVFLLAISLIWYVLVTIYNLIRHFRYFYIVLGRFVLNIVLIAALLFSSFELLWGLNYKRPQFGLGHGLVIGEYTTEQLGALYVHLLKRAETVREFLDEDENGIAQMYGDYQNIFTRAPLGFVALESVFEELGGDYGQAKPIAVSDLLNYASVTGIYSPFTGEPNVNVAIPAIYIPSTTCHEMGHQRGFGFEDQCNFIAFITCERHPHADFQYSGYLLAIAYTSNAIAKADFGQLRSLNQQMSDGVRRDLDYGNAFWDQYQGDIEEMADSVNNTFLKSNGVHSGTANYGKVVELLLAYYAKYFA; from the coding sequence ATGAAAATAAAAAAATCAACAAAGCCTAATGAGTCGCGAATGCGCTGGGAAAAATCAACAAAAATTAAATTATGGCTCTTGCTTTTAGTACCTATTTCGATGATATGTTTACATGCATATGCGGACAATCCGATATGGTGGGAAAAATTTTATTCGTTAAAGATTAATAAAATAACGATAGAATTTTTGAGTAGTAGCTTTGGAATATTACCGTTTTCGGTTTTTGAAGTGTTGGTGTTTTTGCTAGCGATATCTTTAATATGGTATGTATTAGTAACGATATATAACTTGATTCGACATTTTAGGTATTTCTATATAGTGTTAGGAAGATTTGTTCTAAATATAGTATTGATAGCGGCACTGCTGTTCTCGAGCTTTGAGCTGCTATGGGGACTTAACTACAAGCGGCCGCAGTTTGGCTTGGGTCATGGGCTGGTAATAGGCGAATATACTACAGAACAATTGGGAGCACTATACGTTCATTTACTTAAACGTGCAGAAACAGTGAGAGAGTTTTTAGATGAAGACGAGAACGGTATTGCGCAAATGTATGGTGACTATCAGAATATTTTTACTAGAGCGCCGTTGGGGTTTGTGGCATTGGAGTCGGTGTTTGAAGAGCTTGGAGGAGACTATGGTCAAGCCAAGCCGATAGCTGTTTCAGATCTATTAAATTACGCATCGGTAACAGGAATCTATTCGCCATTTACTGGTGAACCAAATGTAAACGTGGCGATTCCCGCGATCTATATTCCGTCAACTACGTGTCACGAAATGGGGCACCAACGAGGATTTGGTTTCGAAGATCAATGCAACTTCATTGCCTTTATCACTTGCGAAAGACATCCACATGCAGATTTTCAATATTCAGGATATCTGCTGGCAATAGCATATACTAGTAATGCGATCGCTAAGGCAGACTTTGGGCAACTGAGAAGCCTCAATCAACAAATGTCAGATGGTGTAAGGCGAGATTTGGATTATGGTAATGCTTTTTGGGATCAGTATCAAGGAGATATAGAGGAAATGGCAGATTCTGTAAACAACACCTTCTTAAAGTCGAACGGAGTTCACTCGGGGACAGCAAACTACGGAAAAGTTGTTGAGTTGTTATTAGCATATTACGCCAAATATTTTGCTTAA
- a CDS encoding response regulator transcription factor produces MGKILIVEYDTLLSEEIVVALAGSGVHQAVTVAEAREILKNVDIHVLLLGFANKMGINFLKEVKKNSTINVIILAEDNAEYDEISALERGADDYIVKPFKVDLLRAVVNSELKKVAKKKFRYDFAKKNFYLDNKRLVLTIVEHKMLRLLLEHKGEDVARDVIERTVWGAAQVSNKLLANNIAKLRSKLGEADRIKIVEGGYKWAS; encoded by the coding sequence ATGGGGAAAATTTTAATAGTAGAATACGACACATTATTGAGCGAGGAAATTGTTGTGGCGTTAGCTGGAAGCGGGGTCCATCAAGCCGTAACAGTAGCAGAAGCAAGAGAAATTTTGAAAAATGTAGATATACACGTATTGTTGCTGGGCTTTGCAAATAAAATGGGGATAAATTTTTTGAAGGAAGTCAAAAAGAATAGCACTATTAATGTTATTATATTGGCCGAAGATAATGCGGAGTATGACGAAATTTCGGCATTAGAGCGTGGAGCAGATGACTATATAGTAAAGCCATTTAAGGTAGATCTGCTACGGGCCGTGGTAAATAGCGAGCTAAAAAAAGTGGCAAAGAAGAAGTTTCGATATGACTTTGCAAAGAAAAATTTTTACCTGGATAACAAGCGGTTGGTTTTGACAATAGTAGAACATAAGATGTTGAGGTTATTATTAGAACACAAAGGAGAGGATGTCGCGCGGGATGTGATCGAAAGGACAGTGTGGGGGGCAGCGCAAGTGAGCAATAAACTTTTAGCCAATAATATCGCAAAGCTGCGAAGCAAATTGGGCGAGGCCGATCGCATTAAAATTGTTGAAGGCGGATATAAGTGGGCAAGTTAA
- a CDS encoding serpin family protein, with protein MKKAIVLWGVLAMLAPSVYAENTEKEEIIKIEIQVEEENTMPESEKMTKSEIAAQSTAAIANLGASILKTVDDNENLSISPLSIAYALGMTANGAAADTRTQMETVMGTDVETLNEFLQDYGATLQETLSIANSIWFNDAEHVHIEDSFLKTSETIYSAGVYQLPFLKSTYLLVNDWIAEHTMGLIENMIKKPFEPDTVMCLVNALAFEGKWREPYSEYSIAEDTFTTSAGEVQNVEFMSSSENFYIKLDNAIGFKKYYEDFKYSFVALLPNESLDGFIASMDMPAVLEAVKNPVRTSVNTKMPKFAFDYDVELRDILMSLGMPLAFDRDYADFSLMGTSDVGKLYIGDVLHNTTIDVDENGTVASAATVVMIMNAMSMPVEIKEVYLDRPFFFMIMDEQTNLPLFMGAVNNIK; from the coding sequence ATGAAAAAAGCAATTGTATTATGGGGAGTTTTAGCTATGCTAGCACCTTCGGTATATGCTGAAAATACTGAAAAAGAAGAGATTATCAAAATCGAGATTCAAGTAGAAGAGGAAAACACTATGCCAGAATCAGAAAAGATGACCAAAAGTGAAATCGCGGCTCAGAGTACAGCAGCAATAGCAAACCTAGGCGCCAGCATTCTCAAAACGGTTGATGATAACGAAAATTTATCCATATCACCATTGTCGATAGCATATGCCTTGGGTATGACAGCCAACGGAGCTGCCGCAGATACGCGAACTCAAATGGAAACTGTAATGGGAACTGATGTTGAAACCTTAAATGAGTTCTTGCAAGACTATGGAGCAACATTGCAAGAGACGCTTAGCATTGCAAACTCAATATGGTTTAATGATGCGGAGCATGTGCATATAGAAGATTCATTTTTAAAAACTAGCGAAACCATTTATTCGGCGGGAGTTTATCAGCTACCTTTCTTAAAGTCCACTTATTTGCTAGTAAATGATTGGATTGCGGAACACACGATGGGGCTTATTGAAAATATGATTAAGAAGCCGTTTGAGCCAGATACTGTGATGTGCTTGGTCAATGCGTTGGCGTTTGAAGGTAAATGGAGAGAGCCATATTCGGAATATTCTATTGCGGAGGACACGTTTACCACTTCTGCAGGAGAAGTTCAAAATGTAGAGTTTATGTCTAGTAGCGAAAACTTTTATATAAAATTAGATAATGCTATTGGATTTAAAAAATATTACGAAGACTTTAAATATTCATTTGTCGCATTGCTTCCAAACGAGAGCTTAGATGGGTTTATTGCAAGTATGGATATGCCTGCAGTGCTTGAAGCTGTGAAGAATCCGGTGCGCACATCTGTCAATACAAAAATGCCAAAATTTGCCTTCGATTATGATGTGGAACTGCGAGATATATTGATGTCGTTGGGAATGCCGTTAGCCTTTGATCGAGACTATGCGGACTTTAGTTTGATGGGGACGTCGGATGTGGGCAAATTGTATATAGGAGATGTGTTGCATAATACAACTATTGATGTGGATGAGAACGGCACAGTTGCTAGTGCGGCCACAGTTGTAATGATAATGAACGCGATGTCGATGCCTGTAGAAATTAAAGAAGTGTATCTAGATAGGCCATTCTTCTTTATGATTATGGATGAACAAACTAATTTGCCATTGTTTATGGGTGCGGTAAATAATATTAAATAA
- a CDS encoding aldo/keto reductase yields the protein MIYRNFNDGDRDHSLLGFGIMRMPTKKVGEDEVIDYELSQKMVDTAYENGINYFDTAYVYHGGKSEVFLGEALKKYPRESYFLATKLPLWQAETVEDCEKIFNEHLERLQTDYIDYYLFHAVEKNKVEKIKNLKLLDWVDQKKSEGKIRHVCFSFHGDTDCLQEMLGLYDFAFCQLQINYADWNKFNAKKFYDIATKANTPIVVMEPVRGGMLANPAPEVQEILHAKDPNLSNANWAFRFVANLPNVKLILSGMSTMEQLEDNLKTFATEDSASLSTSDQNTLDRAIDILDNLKSIPCTACQYCLPCPVGVQIPTCFEKYNTAKIFGRANYKAISEEGRADNCIQCQQCVSLCPQQIDIPERLVEVAEQFKDQ from the coding sequence ATGATTTATCGAAATTTTAATGACGGTGATAGAGACCATTCATTATTAGGCTTTGGAATTATGCGAATGCCCACAAAAAAAGTGGGTGAAGACGAGGTTATAGACTATGAACTTAGTCAAAAAATGGTTGATACTGCTTATGAGAATGGCATAAATTATTTTGACACTGCTTATGTTTATCATGGCGGAAAATCCGAAGTATTTTTGGGGGAAGCCCTCAAAAAGTATCCTCGCGAGAGCTATTTTTTGGCAACGAAACTGCCGCTGTGGCAAGCCGAAACAGTAGAAGATTGCGAGAAAATTTTTAACGAACATTTAGAAAGGCTTCAAACAGACTATATCGATTACTATTTATTTCATGCTGTTGAAAAAAACAAAGTTGAAAAAATCAAAAATTTAAAATTACTAGATTGGGTAGATCAAAAAAAGTCAGAGGGCAAAATCAGACACGTATGCTTTTCATTTCATGGGGATACCGATTGTCTACAAGAAATGCTAGGTCTCTACGATTTCGCATTCTGCCAACTTCAAATCAACTATGCTGACTGGAACAAATTCAATGCTAAGAAATTCTATGATATAGCAACCAAAGCCAATACTCCAATAGTTGTTATGGAACCTGTGCGCGGCGGTATGTTAGCGAATCCGGCACCAGAAGTTCAAGAGATTTTACACGCCAAAGATCCTAATTTATCCAATGCAAATTGGGCCTTTAGATTCGTTGCCAATCTCCCTAATGTTAAGTTAATCTTGAGCGGAATGTCCACAATGGAACAACTCGAAGATAATCTAAAAACTTTTGCAACCGAAGACTCCGCATCGCTATCAACTTCCGATCAAAACACTCTGGACAGAGCAATAGACATACTAGATAACTTGAAAAGTATTCCATGTACTGCTTGTCAATATTGCCTACCTTGCCCAGTGGGTGTACAGATTCCTACTTGCTTTGAAAAATATAACACAGCCAAGATTTTCGGACGTGCCAATTATAAAGCAATTTCAGAAGAGGGGCGCGCTGATAACTGCATCCAATGCCAACAATGCGTATCCTTGTGTCCGCAGCAAATTGATATTCCTGAAAGACTTGTCGAAGTTGCAGAACAATTCAAAGACCAGTAA
- a CDS encoding transporter substrate-binding domain-containing protein — MKKIIARIFLGGILIVGFTACSGEAADENVLRVGVDLKFPPFSYLDADGNPAGFEIDVAEAFGEFIEKDVEIVNTDFSLLLPALETGDVDILIADMGKSEERAKKADFSDPYRYTYRLGVINKDFAQEHGITNSTPESEIFAIEGAKFVGLAGTKGVSYPQSMGADVTEVTEIGIALIEISNGQSDVLLTSNEAFAFQAADPENRVVYTGSNYQEGSSFVVRLGDKQLLDQANEFIASMYEEGGLYDQLAPKYDPIIAEFLLNPELGLNFIVDPIE, encoded by the coding sequence ATGAAAAAAATTATTGCACGTATATTTTTAGGAGGAATTTTAATTGTTGGGTTTACAGCATGTTCGGGAGAGGCTGCAGATGAGAATGTCTTAAGAGTGGGAGTGGACTTGAAATTTCCACCATTTTCCTATTTAGACGCAGACGGAAATCCTGCAGGGTTTGAGATTGATGTTGCAGAAGCGTTTGGAGAATTTATCGAAAAAGACGTCGAGATCGTAAATACAGATTTTAGCTTACTATTGCCTGCGTTAGAAACAGGAGATGTAGATATTTTGATCGCAGATATGGGCAAAAGCGAGGAGCGCGCAAAGAAGGCAGATTTTTCTGATCCATATAGATATACATATAGATTAGGCGTGATCAATAAAGACTTTGCACAAGAGCATGGAATAACTAATTCTACACCAGAGTCTGAAATCTTTGCCATAGAGGGCGCAAAGTTTGTGGGCTTGGCAGGTACAAAGGGCGTATCCTATCCACAAAGTATGGGGGCAGATGTAACGGAGGTAACTGAAATTGGAATAGCTTTAATAGAAATATCGAATGGGCAAAGTGATGTGCTATTAACTTCGAATGAGGCATTTGCATTTCAAGCTGCAGATCCGGAAAATAGAGTTGTCTATACAGGATCTAACTATCAAGAGGGTTCAAGCTTTGTGGTACGATTAGGTGATAAGCAACTGCTAGATCAGGCAAATGAATTTATTGCATCTATGTATGAGGAAGGCGGATTGTACGATCAGTTAGCGCCAAAGTATGACCCGATTATTGCTGAATTTTTGCTAAATCCTGAGCTGGGGCTAAATTTTATTGTAGATCCAATAGAATAA
- a CDS encoding transporter substrate-binding domain-containing protein: MKKFITRVLFGGILVAGLTACGGVEESDDILRVGVDLKFPPFSYVDDNGDPAGFEIDVAEAFGEFIGKEVEIVNTDFGLLLPALETGDVDILIADMGKTDERAQKADFSDPYRYTYTLALVNKDFAQENEITNDMPEDEFFSIEGAKFIGLAGTKGVYYPQGKGVAVTEVTEIGPGLIEVSNGQSDILIASNEVFSFQAADPENTVVYSGIKNQDASNFAVRLGDTEMLDLANKFIASMYEEDGLYDQLAPKYDPIVAEFLKNPELGLDFIVNPVK, from the coding sequence ATGAAAAAATTTATAACACGTGTATTATTTGGAGGAATTTTAGTTGCTGGGCTAACAGCATGCGGAGGAGTAGAAGAGTCTGATGATATCCTAAGAGTTGGAGTAGACTTAAAGTTTCCACCATTTTCGTATGTAGATGACAACGGAGATCCTGCTGGGTTTGAGATCGATGTGGCAGAGGCATTTGGAGAGTTTATTGGCAAAGAAGTAGAAATAGTGAACACAGACTTTGGCTTGCTATTGCCTGCATTAGAAACAGGAGACGTAGACATTTTGATTGCAGATATGGGCAAAACTGACGAGCGTGCGCAGAAGGCAGATTTTTCCGATCCGTATAGATATACATATACGCTAGCATTAGTGAATAAAGATTTTGCGCAAGAGAATGAGATAACTAATGATATGCCAGAAGACGAGTTTTTTTCTATAGAAGGGGCAAAGTTTATAGGTTTGGCAGGAACGAAAGGAGTATATTACCCTCAAGGTAAGGGTGTCGCGGTAACAGAAGTGACAGAAATTGGACCAGGGTTAATAGAAGTATCAAACGGTCAAAGCGATATTTTAATCGCATCTAACGAGGTGTTCTCATTCCAAGCTGCAGATCCAGAAAATACAGTGGTCTATTCGGGCATCAAAAATCAAGATGCTTCAAACTTTGCGGTACGATTGGGAGATACCGAAATGCTAGATCTTGCAAATAAATTTATTGCATCTATGTACGAAGAAGATGGATTATACGATCAATTAGCGCCTAAGTATGACCCAATCGTTGCTGAGTTTCTGAAAAATCCTGAGCTTGGACTTGACTTTATTGTAAATCCTGTAAAATAA
- a CDS encoding bacteriohemerythrin, translating to MVNWSESYNVDIIAIDNQHKILFDIARDSAALLNQNMDDKHDQILTVLTKLKNYTLFHFQTEEKLMMQANYSKLLSHKVLHDEFIESIEGILHKLDIQQDDDVIREILVFLIDWLTNHILKVDKYMAKEITKSH from the coding sequence ATGGTTAATTGGTCAGAAAGTTATAACGTTGACATTATTGCAATAGATAATCAACATAAGATACTATTTGATATTGCTCGCGATTCTGCAGCATTACTAAATCAAAATATGGATGATAAACATGATCAAATTCTTACAGTATTAACTAAGTTAAAAAATTATACATTATTTCACTTTCAAACCGAAGAAAAATTAATGATGCAAGCTAACTATTCTAAATTGCTTTCTCACAAAGTTTTGCATGATGAATTTATTGAATCAATCGAAGGTATACTTCACAAATTAGACATCCAACAAGATGATGACGTAATTCGTGAAATTTTAGTATTTTTAATTGATTGGCTCACAAACCATATACTAAAAGTAGATAAATATATGGCCAAAGAAATTACCAAATCACATTAA
- a CDS encoding ABC transporter permease subunit (The N-terminal region of this protein, as described by TIGR01726, is a three transmembrane segment that identifies a subfamily of ABC transporter permease subunits, which specificities that include histidine, arginine, glutamine, glutamate, L-cystine (sic), the opines (in Agrobacterium) octopine and nopaline, etc.) has translation MNKKKIRLQYGVVIFSFVTIIFLAIRFTIANPKYELILTNHKLLTEAFFNTILLSLVTLAGALILGFVLFAMMRSKITYVKAIAEVFSEIIMGTPLLVMIFLVVYPFGQLVGSDNKLLLGVIAMILYNSPYVANAYESTAAVVTDEQYIVMDLYNFKWYDRYRYVIIPQMIRPFIPSLINNLSSVIKGSALLNIISIPEITYMTTVISSRNYAFIEGYYVMWLLYLIVTIPLSLIAKIIARKVSQ, from the coding sequence ATGAATAAAAAAAAAATACGATTGCAATATGGAGTGGTGATATTCTCTTTTGTAACTATAATATTTTTGGCAATAAGGTTTACGATTGCCAATCCGAAATATGAATTGATTTTAACCAACCACAAATTGTTGACAGAAGCGTTTTTTAATACAATTTTATTGAGTCTTGTTACGTTGGCTGGAGCTCTTATATTGGGCTTTGTGTTATTTGCTATGATGCGATCAAAAATTACGTATGTAAAAGCAATAGCAGAAGTTTTTAGCGAGATAATAATGGGAACCCCATTGCTGGTGATGATATTTTTGGTGGTGTATCCGTTTGGGCAATTGGTAGGTAGTGACAACAAACTGCTATTGGGTGTAATTGCAATGATACTGTATAACAGCCCGTATGTGGCTAATGCATATGAAAGCACGGCGGCGGTGGTGACAGATGAGCAATATATTGTGATGGATTTATATAATTTTAAGTGGTACGATAGATATCGATATGTAATTATTCCGCAAATGATCCGTCCGTTTATACCGTCATTAATTAACAATTTGTCTAGTGTAATAAAAGGTTCGGCATTGCTTAATATTATTTCTATTCCAGAGATTACATATATGACGACAGTAATATCAAGCAGAAACTATGCGTTTATTGAAGGGTACTATGTTATGTGGCTGCTGTATCTAATAGTGACGATACCGCTATCACTGATTGCAAAAATTATAGCAAGGAAGGTGTCGCAATGA
- a CDS encoding amino acid ABC transporter ATP-binding protein, whose amino-acid sequence MNIKINNLTKVYGVNTILDDINLDISEINSIGIIGESGCGKSTLLRLLSGIEEPEKGSIMINNVSPISQKMEFQQKIGVVFQKHNLFPHLSVHDNIALILHKIQKMDKKSADVKIASLLKQLKITNEAKKKPSEISGGQAQRASIARALSTNPSLIFLDEPTAALDPLMTNEVLKAITELKKDGRHFIFVTHEMEFLKDFADYFIFLKNGKIIEQGHRACLDAPTTLELREFLKIY is encoded by the coding sequence ATGAACATAAAGATTAATAACTTAACAAAGGTTTATGGTGTAAATACTATACTTGATGATATAAATCTAGATATTTCTGAAATAAACTCGATAGGAATAATTGGAGAATCTGGTTGCGGCAAATCCACATTACTGCGACTATTGAGCGGAATTGAAGAGCCAGAAAAAGGTAGTATAATGATCAACAACGTATCGCCTATTAGCCAGAAAATGGAGTTTCAACAAAAAATAGGAGTGGTCTTTCAGAAGCATAATCTGTTTCCGCATTTGTCGGTCCATGATAATATTGCGCTTATACTTCATAAGATTCAGAAGATGGATAAGAAGAGTGCAGATGTTAAGATTGCATCGTTATTAAAGCAATTGAAAATCACTAATGAAGCCAAAAAAAAACCTAGCGAAATTTCTGGTGGGCAAGCACAAAGAGCATCGATAGCGAGAGCGTTATCAACAAATCCTTCACTTATATTTTTGGATGAGCCTACAGCGGCGCTAGATCCGCTTATGACCAACGAAGTGTTAAAGGCCATTACAGAACTCAAGAAAGATGGACGTCATTTTATATTTGTAACGCATGAAATGGAGTTTCTTAAAGACTTTGCAGATTACTTTATATTTCTAAAAAATGGAAAAATAATTGAGCAAGGGCACAGGGCTTGTTTGGATGCGCCGACTACGCTAGAATTGAGGGAATTTCTGAAAATATACTGA
- a CDS encoding 4Fe-4S binding protein → MRLQEIYEKFDKIGCLTFATVDEDGYPETRIAHLRGYDEQGIYFMTMYTKPFYKQLKATGKLSICGLAAQSKVEELEDGSPVFDPGYFARLTGDVIEVSAEAIKVKAQQNKMFEFSVADHEKYPTMVNFCIMKFRGEIFNYDFEKVVMDHKVLRTRFAYNGFDVIEAGLSIGSGCISCGKCKRECSFDAIYQDERQYKIDGSRCDECGSCFLVCPANAITHKGC, encoded by the coding sequence ATGAGATTGCAAGAGATATATGAAAAATTTGACAAGATAGGGTGTCTAACATTTGCAACGGTGGACGAAGACGGCTATCCAGAAACAAGAATTGCGCATCTTAGAGGATACGATGAGCAAGGAATCTATTTTATGACGATGTATACAAAGCCATTTTATAAACAATTAAAAGCCACAGGAAAATTATCGATTTGCGGGCTTGCGGCACAGAGTAAAGTTGAAGAGTTAGAAGACGGTTCGCCAGTATTTGATCCAGGATATTTTGCTAGATTGACAGGCGATGTAATAGAAGTAAGTGCAGAAGCGATAAAAGTAAAAGCGCAGCAGAACAAAATGTTTGAGTTTAGTGTCGCGGATCACGAAAAATATCCGACAATGGTAAACTTTTGTATTATGAAATTTAGAGGAGAAATCTTCAACTATGATTTTGAAAAAGTTGTAATGGATCATAAAGTGTTAAGAACACGATTTGCGTACAATGGATTCGATGTTATAGAAGCAGGACTGAGCATCGGTAGCGGTTGCATCAGCTGCGGCAAATGTAAAAGAGAATGTAGCTTCGATGCCATATACCAAGATGAGAGACAATATAAAATCGATGGCAGCCGTTGCGATGAGTGTGGCAGTTGCTTTTTGGTATGTCCAGCAAACGCCATTACTCACAAAGGCTGTTAA
- a CDS encoding ribokinase, translating to MARILNFGSLNIDYVYSVDDFTKPGETINSTQLEIFCGGKGLNQSIALSRAGADVYHAGIIGAKGAILLDALTAANVNVDLISQLNIPDGHAIIQLNKQGENCIVVHAGSNKCISNYKVEDVFQHFGLGDILVIQNEINNLAYIMQLAHQKKMKIVFNPSPIDDSICQLPLKYVDYLILNQLEAMKILSTEDDSNLLNRLSNMLPNAHIVLTLGAQGSKYKYQNTEYEQDIFAVDVVDTTAAGDTFLGYFVASIARKDSAQAALEIAAKAASIAITTKGAAQSIPTLDAIF from the coding sequence ATGGCACGAATTTTAAATTTTGGTTCTCTTAATATTGATTATGTTTATTCTGTAGATGACTTTACTAAACCCGGAGAAACGATTAACTCAACTCAATTGGAAATATTTTGCGGTGGCAAAGGTTTGAATCAGTCTATTGCATTAAGTCGCGCAGGTGCCGATGTCTATCATGCGGGCATAATAGGTGCAAAGGGCGCTATACTACTAGATGCATTGACTGCAGCAAATGTAAACGTAGATTTAATTTCGCAACTTAATATTCCAGACGGACATGCTATAATTCAGCTTAATAAACAAGGTGAAAATTGTATAGTTGTACACGCAGGATCCAATAAATGTATTTCAAATTATAAAGTTGAAGATGTATTTCAGCATTTTGGACTCGGCGATATTTTGGTAATTCAAAATGAAATCAACAATCTTGCTTATATAATGCAATTGGCGCATCAGAAGAAAATGAAAATTGTATTTAATCCTTCACCTATTGATGATTCGATATGTCAGTTACCTCTTAAATATGTAGATTACTTGATTTTAAATCAACTAGAAGCGATGAAGATATTGTCCACCGAAGACGATTCAAATTTATTAAATAGACTATCAAACATGTTACCAAATGCACATATCGTGTTAACATTAGGTGCCCAGGGATCTAAATACAAATACCAGAATACTGAATATGAACAAGATATATTTGCAGTAGACGTTGTTGATACAACTGCCGCTGGAGATACATTTTTAGGATATTTTGTAGCATCTATAGCTAGAAAGGACAGTGCGCAAGCTGCTCTTGAAATTGCTGCCAAAGCCGCGTCAATTGCTATTACAACCAAGGGCGCTGCCCAATCCATTCCAACTCTAGATGCCATCTTCTAA